The sequence below is a genomic window from Nocardia fluminea.
CGCCAGCGTGCGTGGACTCACGTTCAGCGCACCGGCCACCTCGTCGAGAGCTGGAATCCGGCCGGGTTCACGCGTCAGGACATCGCGCACCGCACCGGCGAAACCGGTCCGGGCACGGCGCTTGTCGAGCAGGTCGCGACACGCGGCCTCATAGCCACGGCGGACCAGGTCATTGGCCTGCGGCAGGGGAGTGTCGAGCCACGCCGAGTCGCCGACCAGCTCGTTGCGATCGGCGTCGAAAGACGGTTCTGCTCCGAACGTGTCGATATAGCGGCTGGTGTCCGAGGGCGCGGAGTGCCGGAAGCGCACCGAGGATGCCGGCACGCGAGTATTGGTCAGGTCGCGCAGGATCGAGGTGATCGCCGCCGAAATCCGTTCCACCAGAATCGAAGCCACATCCGGTGGCAGGTCTCTGCTGTCGATGGCGATGCCGACCTCGCCGGTGTCCACGTATTCGGTGACGGTGATCGTGGTGAACACCCAGGCGAGTTCGACGAACTTCGCGGTCAACTCGATGACATCTCGCAGCGTCCGGCTGGTGAGCAGGGCCATTCCCCACGAGCCGTGCATCCCCGCGTGATAGTTCGTCCCCACCTCGACCCAGAATCCGGGCTCGCCGCACCGCAGCTCGTCGAGATTGCGCATCACCTCGAACTCTTGCCACGGGGTGATCTCAGCGAACGGATCATCGAGCAGCACAGGGTCGATGCCGGAACCGGCGAGGCATTCGTCCGTGGACCATCCACGCCGGGCGGCGAGTTGGACCATGAGCTGGACACTGGCCGCGCTGATCGGCAGGTGCTGATCGAACTCGGAACTCGCCACGCGACGAACCTACACGGATGGCAGAAAATGACAGTCATGTGGCGCCGATAGCCCTATGGCCCGCGACACCGCCTTCGTAACGTGGTGAGCTCGCGCATATCACGGCAGGAGCCTTCCAGCACATGAGTTCCGACTACGACGTCGTTGTCATCGGCAGTGGTTTCGGTGGCAGTGTCTCGGCACTGAGGTTGACCGAGAAGGGTTACCGGGTCGCGGTACTCGAGGCAGGACGGCGATTTGCCGACGAGGATTTCCCTCGGACGTCGTGGGATATCCGCAAATTTCTGTGGGCGCCCAAGTTCGGGTGTAAGGGGATCCAACGTGTGCACGTGCTGCCCGATGTCGTCGTGTTGGCCGGGTCCGGTGTCGGCGGTGGTTCGCTCGTCTATGCGAACACGCTCTATGAACCCAAGTCGAGCAACTTCTACGATGACCGCCAGTGGGCGCACATCACCGACTGGCGCGCGGAGCTCGCCCCTTATTACGACCAGGCCGAGCGCATGCTCGGTGTCCGGCCGAATCCCACGCTCACCCCCGCCGACGAGCTGATGCGAGAGGTCGCCGAAGACATGGGAGTCGGCGAGTCCTTCTCGATGGCGCCGCTCGGCGTGTTCTTCGGTCGCGGTGAGGTGAAAGAACCTTCGGTGACGGTCGCGGATCCGTATTTCGGCGGCGCCGGACCCGCTCGGACCGGCTGTATCGAATGCGGAGGCTGTCTCACCGGGTGCCGTTACGGCGCCAAGAACACCCTCGTCAAGAATTATCTCTACCTCGCCGAACAAGCGGGGACCGCGGTGTACGCGGAACGGACCGTGACCCGGGTAGAGCCCATGCCCCAGGGTGGCTACGAAGTGACCGCCGTGGAAACCGGTGCGTGGTTGTCCGCTCGCACTGCCGTCACTTTCACCGCGGATCAGGTGATCTTCGCCGCGGGTACCTGGGGCACACAGCAATTGCTGCATCGTCTCAAGGCCGATGCAACGCTGCCGGGCATCTCGGATCGGCTGGGCGCTCTGACCCGTACCAATTCCGAAGCACTCGTCGGTGTGACGACCAAGATGCGCAATCGCAAGAAATACGACTTCACCCGAGGTGTCACGATCACCTCGTCCATCCATCCGGACGAGCACACCCACATCGAACCCAATCGCTACGCCAAAGGCTCCAACGCCATGGGATTGATGGCGACAGTGATGACCGACGGAGGTGGCCGATTCCCCCGCTGGGTGACCTGGATCGGCCAGGTACTGCGGCACCCCGGCCACCTCGCCTCGCTCTATCTCGGGATCCGCCACATGTCGGAACGTTCGATCATCGCGCTGGTCATGCAGACCCACGACAACTCTCTGACGCTCTACACCAAGAAGCGTTTCGGCAGGATCCGGGTAACGTCGCGACAGGGCCACGGCACACCGAACCCGACCTGGATTCCCGTCGCCAACGAAGTGATGCGCCGCGCGGCCGAAAAGATCGACGGGTTTCCGATGGGCACGGTCGGTGAGATCTTCGACGTTCCACTCACTGCCCATTTTCT
It includes:
- a CDS encoding AraC family transcriptional regulator gives rise to the protein MASSEFDQHLPISAASVQLMVQLAARRGWSTDECLAGSGIDPVLLDDPFAEITPWQEFEVMRNLDELRCGEPGFWVEVGTNYHAGMHGSWGMALLTSRTLRDVIELTAKFVELAWVFTTITVTEYVDTGEVGIAIDSRDLPPDVASILVERISAAITSILRDLTNTRVPASSVRFRHSAPSDTSRYIDTFGAEPSFDADRNELVGDSAWLDTPLPQANDLVRRGYEAACRDLLDKRRARTGFAGAVRDVLTREPGRIPALDEVAGALNVSPRTLARRLADEGASFRALVDELRQTLAEELLRNSPLTSAQIAHRLGYTDSANFIRAFKRWRDMTPRSFRSMSAALSARTRSEN
- a CDS encoding FAD-dependent oxidoreductase; amino-acid sequence: MSSDYDVVVIGSGFGGSVSALRLTEKGYRVAVLEAGRRFADEDFPRTSWDIRKFLWAPKFGCKGIQRVHVLPDVVVLAGSGVGGGSLVYANTLYEPKSSNFYDDRQWAHITDWRAELAPYYDQAERMLGVRPNPTLTPADELMREVAEDMGVGESFSMAPLGVFFGRGEVKEPSVTVADPYFGGAGPARTGCIECGGCLTGCRYGAKNTLVKNYLYLAEQAGTAVYAERTVTRVEPMPQGGYEVTAVETGAWLSARTAVTFTADQVIFAAGTWGTQQLLHRLKADATLPGISDRLGALTRTNSEALVGVTTKMRNRKKYDFTRGVTITSSIHPDEHTHIEPNRYAKGSNAMGLMATVMTDGGGRFPRWVTWIGQVLRHPGHLASLYLGIRHMSERSIIALVMQTHDNSLTLYTKKRFGRIRVTSRQGHGTPNPTWIPVANEVMRRAAEKIDGFPMGTVGEIFDVPLTAHFLGGCVIGESPEDGVIDAYHRVFGHPGLHVVDGAAVSANIGVNPSLTITAQAERALSLWPNKGESDTRPPLGSPYQRVAAVAPTAATVPAHSSAALRLPITAVGVESRCHQEQK